In a single window of the Callithrix jacchus isolate 240 chromosome 1, calJac240_pri, whole genome shotgun sequence genome:
- the LOC144576888 gene encoding uncharacterized protein LOC144576888 gives MVQVQVAGWLARLRSPRHCQRAGPHGPAEPSPLSPARGMPRLRCPLTAPGAPPLLLLLLLLLFFSSSSFSFLSFSFFSSASRSCSAPALPESGAWAASGGALPPPHPPPRALSAAAAAAAAGPPAGAAAGAPTADTASRGAPGRIAWAGPPESHSHLQSPG, from the coding sequence ATGGTGCAGGTGCAGGTGGCGGGGTGGCTGGCGCGGCTCCGGTCACCCAGGCATTGTCAGCGCGCGGGTCCCCATGGCCCCGCGGAGCCCAGCCCGCTCTCCCCTGCCAGGGGCATGCCGCGCCTCCGCTGCCCACTGACGGCGCCCGGAgcgcctcccctcctcctcctcctcctcctcctcctcttcttctcctcctcttccttctccttcctctccttctccttcttctcctccgcCTCCCGCTCCTGCTCCGCGCCGGCTCTCCCAGAGTCCGGAGCCTGGGCTGCCTCCGGCGGGGCgctccctcccccccaccccccacctcgcGCTCTAagtgctgccgccgccgccgctgccgcagGGCCGCCCGCGGGCGCCGCCGCCGGGGCTCCGACTGCTGACACCGCCTCCCGCGGAGCTCCGGGCCGAATCGCCTGGGCTGGGCCTCCCGAGAGCCACAGTCATCTTCAGTCCCCGGGCTAA